A region from the Lolium perenne isolate Kyuss_39 chromosome 4, Kyuss_2.0, whole genome shotgun sequence genome encodes:
- the LOC127291990 gene encoding uncharacterized protein has translation MDSSVEKGSGSLDPDGRAAASGNPKACTDCYATKTPLWRGGPEGPKSLCNACGIRYRKKRREALGLDGPKRREPVAAADAACAEDAGGEEEEEDEEQQQQPETTKKSKRVGPWGKVTVELRMVGFGKDAVLKQRRRMRRKRRLGEEEKAAILLMALSSGVIYAS, from the exons ATGGACTCCTCCGTCGAGAAG GGGAGCGGATCGCTGGATCCGGACGGGCGCGCGGCGGCGTCCGGGAACCCCAAGGCCTGCACCGACTGCTACGCCACCAAGACGCCGCTCTGGCGCGGCGGGCCCGAGGGACCCAAG TCGCTGTGCAACGCGTGCGGGATCCGGTACAGGAAGAAGCGGCGGGAGGCGCTGGGGCTGGACGGGCCCAAGAGACGGGAGCctgtggcggcggcggacgcggcctgcgcggaggacgccggcggtgaggaggaggaagaagacgaggagcagcagcagcagccggagACGACGAAGAAGAGCAAGCGCGTGGGGCCGTGGGGCAAGGTGACGGTGGAGCTGCGCATGGTGGGGTTCGGCAAGGACGCGGTGCTCAAGCAGCGGCGCCGGATGCGGCGCAAGAGGCGCCTCGGCGAGGAGGAGAAGGCCGCCATCCTACTCATGGCGCTCTCCTCCGGCGTCATCTACGCCTCCTGA